In Engraulis encrasicolus isolate BLACKSEA-1 unplaced genomic scaffold, IST_EnEncr_1.0 scaffold_99_np1212, whole genome shotgun sequence, a single window of DNA contains:
- the LOC134445106 gene encoding mucin-2-like → MSEYNTSADQEFRALIRHMYNYLRACYHLSFTDATLDKKPRSLIRTTSILENQVKPALPCKPTNDLIKGNAQNWLGISLQILQNHYLDIQENSQIYILTASLDRWEEAWSIATKWIKKRYKTIEQLTISEAGSHITEIITHHLNTSLGTPSTRDVLTTSSHSKTGAPVPSSKDMAYTDPQEGTSHLFNTTNTHRPTVPPLLNRDQVSPTTSITTTPPPDKKASLQPLESLSTLPFAIEKPPLPPRTPKLKITLASPISKHTTIFQLPDTPTPPTTVIPETQTPPEDKSDPSQTDSPPLTLGSDFTPLTPLAKTSTPLTGGTEQTSPLDLSKDSPILTTAAGLSIPMLSLFKFHTQPDLIHWTPATGLEMSLHWKYALN, encoded by the coding sequence ATGTCTGAATATAACACTTCAGCGGACCAAGAGTTCAGAGCTCTCATTAGACATATGTATAACTACCTTAGGGCCTGTTATCATTTGTCCTTTACTGATGCGACTCTGGACAAAAAACCACGCTCTCTCATTCGAACTACTTCAATTTTGGAAAACCAGGTTAAACCAGCCCTACCATGTAAGCCTACCAATGACCTTATTAAAGGTAACGCGCAAAACTGGCTGGGCATTAGCCTTCAAATCCTACAGAATCATTATCTGGATATCCAAGAAAATAGTCAAATTTACATCCTAACGGCTTCCCTTGACCGTTGGGAGGAAGCATGGTCTATCGCCACAAAGTGGATTAAGAAACGCTATAAAACAATTGAACAATTGACCATATCAGAAGCGGGTTCCCACATCACTGAGATAATCACCCATCACCTTAACACGAGTCTGGGGACCCCCAGTACACGTGACGTTCTGACCACATCTTCACATTCAAAGACAGGAGCACCTGTCCCCTCATCAAAGGATATGGCCTACACGGACCCACAAGAAGGCACTAGCCACTTGTTTaacacaactaacacacacagacccacagtaCCTCCCCTCCTTAACAGGGATCAGGTCTCTCCCACTACCTCTATTACAACCACACCACCTCCTGACAAAAAGGCGTCATTACAGCCCTTGGAGTCTCTTTCGACGCTCCCCTTTGCGATTGAAAAACCACCATTACCTCCCCGTACACCTAAACTAAAGATTACTCTCGCTTCTCCTATATCAAAACACACCACAATCTTCCAACTGCcggacacacccacaccaccTACTACAGTGATCCCTGAGACACAAACCCCACCCGAGGACAAGTCTGACCCCTCCCAAACTGATTCTCCCCCTTTAACCCTGGGAAGTGATTTCACTCCCTTGACACCACTAGCCAAAACATCTACGCCTTTAACAGGGGGCACTGAGCAAACTTCACCCCTAGACCTCTCCAAAGATTCTCCTATCCTCACCACAGCAGCGG